Proteins from a genomic interval of Mesobacillus sp. S13:
- a CDS encoding calcium-translocating P-type ATPase, SERCA-type: MKFHEMNENEIASALRTDFTEGLEEKEVKRRREQHGYNALAEGEKQSALLLFFSQFKDFMVLVLLAATLISGLLGEIVDAIAIIAIVLVNGILGFFQERKAEKSLDALKELSAPQVHALRDGEWTKIPSKEVVPGDILKFTSGDRIGADIRLIESRSLEIEESALTGESVPVQKNTSPLRIPNPGLGDMENMAFMGTMITRGSGTGVVVATGMKTAMGQIADLLQTAEAQETPLQRRLEQLGKILITAALFLTLLVVGIGVLQGHDLYTMFLAGVSLAVAAIPEGLPAIVTVALSLGVQRMIRKNAIVRKLPAVETLGCASVICSDKTGTMTQNKMTVTHLWSGNKTWTVDGVGYSPTGLFFHKEKSIDPHSEKSLQQLLTFGMLCNHAEMVDKDGEYTIDGDPTEGALLVAAMKAGYRRESLLEQFEIVNEFPFDSQRKMMSMIVKDKMDRKFAVVKGAPDVLIGLSDSILWDERQQVLTKDLTAKVQGAIDELAGNALRTIAIAFKPIPQNNVVLHENEAEKDLVFIGLQGMIDPPRPEVKTAVKECRDAGIKTVMITGDHVITAKAIARQLGILTKDSKVLEGKALSEMSVSELEDIVDDVSVFARVSPEHKLKIVKALQNRGHIVAMTGDGVNDAPAIKAADIGVAMGITGTDVAKEASSLVLLDDNFATIKAAIKEGRNIYENIRKFIRYLLASNVGEILVMLFAMILGLPLPLVPIQILWVNLVTDGLPAMALGLDQPEENVMKRAPRHPKEGVFARGLGWKVVSRGFLIGLVTLFAFMIVYNRDPDNLVYAQTIAFTTLVMAQLIHVFDCRSEKSIFARNPFENKYLVWAVISSLVMVLAVIYSPVLQPIFHTVPILAIDWLLIIGLSAVPTFLLAGTFFARKTKRNMI; the protein is encoded by the coding sequence ATGAAGTTCCATGAGATGAATGAAAATGAAATAGCTAGTGCCTTAAGAACAGATTTTACAGAAGGATTGGAAGAAAAGGAAGTAAAACGCAGACGTGAACAGCATGGATATAATGCATTGGCCGAGGGGGAGAAACAATCGGCCCTGCTTTTATTCTTCAGCCAGTTCAAGGATTTCATGGTCCTGGTGCTTCTTGCAGCGACGTTGATTTCAGGCTTGCTCGGTGAAATTGTCGATGCGATTGCCATCATAGCCATTGTTCTTGTAAATGGTATCCTGGGATTTTTCCAGGAAAGGAAGGCAGAAAAATCACTTGATGCCCTCAAAGAGCTTTCTGCTCCTCAAGTCCATGCATTGCGGGATGGTGAGTGGACAAAGATTCCTTCAAAGGAAGTCGTGCCTGGCGACATCCTTAAATTCACAAGTGGGGACAGGATTGGTGCGGATATCCGCTTGATCGAGTCCAGAAGTCTGGAAATTGAAGAATCAGCCTTAACTGGCGAGTCTGTACCGGTGCAAAAAAACACAAGTCCTCTGAGGATTCCAAATCCGGGACTGGGTGATATGGAAAATATGGCATTCATGGGCACAATGATCACTAGGGGAAGTGGAACTGGTGTGGTTGTGGCTACAGGAATGAAGACCGCAATGGGCCAGATTGCTGACCTGCTGCAAACAGCTGAAGCCCAGGAAACACCACTTCAGCGCAGGCTGGAACAATTAGGGAAAATCCTGATTACTGCCGCACTATTCTTAACCTTATTGGTTGTAGGAATTGGTGTGCTCCAAGGGCATGACCTTTATACGATGTTCCTAGCTGGTGTCAGTTTGGCAGTTGCTGCCATTCCTGAAGGACTGCCGGCAATCGTTACTGTTGCGCTTTCACTTGGTGTCCAGAGAATGATCAGGAAGAATGCCATCGTCAGAAAGCTTCCTGCAGTGGAGACACTGGGATGCGCCTCTGTCATATGTTCTGACAAAACGGGTACGATGACACAAAACAAAATGACCGTGACTCATCTGTGGAGCGGGAATAAAACCTGGACTGTCGATGGAGTCGGATACTCCCCGACAGGATTGTTCTTTCACAAAGAAAAAAGCATTGACCCGCACAGTGAAAAATCACTGCAGCAGCTGCTGACATTTGGCATGCTCTGTAATCACGCGGAAATGGTGGATAAAGATGGTGAGTACACAATTGACGGTGACCCTACTGAAGGAGCGCTCCTGGTTGCCGCAATGAAAGCAGGTTACAGGAGGGAAAGCCTGCTGGAACAGTTTGAAATTGTGAATGAGTTCCCTTTCGATTCTCAGCGTAAAATGATGAGTATGATCGTGAAAGATAAAATGGACCGGAAATTTGCCGTTGTAAAAGGTGCTCCGGATGTCCTGATTGGATTAAGTGATTCGATTCTTTGGGATGAAAGACAACAGGTTCTGACAAAGGACTTGACTGCTAAAGTCCAGGGAGCTATTGATGAGCTGGCCGGCAATGCATTAAGGACAATTGCAATTGCCTTCAAGCCAATTCCACAAAACAATGTAGTCCTTCATGAAAATGAAGCAGAAAAGGACCTTGTCTTCATCGGATTACAGGGGATGATCGACCCACCGCGGCCTGAAGTGAAAACAGCTGTAAAAGAATGCCGCGATGCAGGGATAAAAACAGTGATGATTACTGGTGACCATGTCATCACCGCGAAGGCGATTGCTAGACAGTTAGGTATATTGACCAAAGATAGCAAAGTTCTCGAAGGCAAGGCATTATCAGAGATGTCTGTATCCGAACTCGAGGATATCGTCGATGATGTCTCGGTTTTTGCGAGGGTTTCGCCTGAGCATAAGCTTAAAATCGTCAAGGCATTGCAAAATAGAGGTCACATCGTAGCCATGACAGGTGATGGCGTTAATGATGCGCCAGCCATAAAAGCTGCGGATATAGGAGTCGCGATGGGGATAACGGGTACAGATGTAGCCAAAGAAGCCTCTTCACTCGTACTCCTGGATGATAACTTCGCCACTATTAAAGCAGCCATTAAAGAAGGCCGGAATATCTATGAAAATATCAGGAAATTCATCAGGTACCTTTTGGCTTCCAATGTGGGAGAAATCTTGGTCATGCTGTTCGCGATGATCCTTGGCTTGCCGCTCCCTTTAGTGCCGATTCAAATCCTTTGGGTGAACCTTGTGACGGATGGACTGCCGGCGATGGCATTGGGGCTCGATCAGCCGGAGGAGAATGTGATGAAACGTGCACCGCGCCATCCAAAGGAAGGAGTATTTGCCCGCGGATTAGGCTGGAAAGTGGTCTCAAGAGGTTTCCTGATCGGATTAGTGACATTATTTGCGTTTATGATTGTGTATAATAGAGATCCAGATAACCTGGTATATGCTCAGACGATTGCGTTTACTACACTCGTTATGGCGCAGCTGATCCACGTATTCGACTGTCGGAGCGAAAAATCGATCTTCGCCCGCAACCCATTTGAAAACAAATATTTAGTTTGGGCTGTCATTTCATCATTGGTCATGGTCCTTGCAGTTATCTATTCACCAGTATTACAGCCTATATTCCATACTGTCCCAATACTGGCGATTGATTGGTTATTAATCATTGGCTTATCGGCAGTTCCTACATTTTTGCTTGCAGGAACATTTTTTGCAAGAAAAACAAAGAGAAATATGATATAA
- a CDS encoding dihydroorotate dehydrogenase electron transfer subunit, producing MIRQENCKIVSNRQIAKDIFELVLEGELSAEMKQAGQFVHVKVADGFDPLLRRPISIASINEGSYTIIYRRQGKGTSLLAGKTKGTTVDVLGPLGNGFPVDEAKQGQTAILVGGGVGVPPMYELAKQLARGGVNVITIIGFQSAQDVFYEKELAEFGEVYVATVDGSYGRKGFVTNVLDVLCLKADFLFACGPTPMLRALENRNDARRTYLSLEERMGCGIGACFACVCHTKDDPHGFSYKKVCSDGPVFQAGEVVI from the coding sequence ATGATCAGGCAGGAAAACTGCAAAATAGTGAGCAATAGGCAGATTGCCAAAGACATCTTTGAACTGGTTCTTGAAGGTGAGCTTTCCGCTGAAATGAAACAGGCCGGACAATTCGTCCATGTAAAGGTGGCAGATGGATTTGACCCGCTTTTGCGCAGGCCGATCAGTATCGCTTCAATCAATGAGGGGTCGTACACGATAATTTACCGCAGGCAGGGAAAAGGAACTTCCCTGCTAGCCGGTAAGACAAAAGGCACGACAGTTGATGTACTAGGACCCCTAGGCAATGGTTTCCCAGTAGATGAAGCGAAACAAGGACAGACAGCTATCCTTGTCGGCGGCGGTGTTGGTGTTCCTCCGATGTATGAGCTGGCTAAGCAGCTGGCCCGTGGAGGAGTGAACGTTATAACCATTATCGGATTCCAATCAGCTCAAGATGTTTTTTACGAGAAAGAGCTGGCGGAATTTGGGGAAGTCTATGTGGCCACTGTAGATGGATCATATGGCAGGAAAGGGTTTGTCACTAATGTTCTTGATGTACTATGTCTCAAGGCAGACTTTCTCTTTGCTTGCGGTCCAACACCAATGTTGAGGGCACTTGAAAATAGAAATGATGCACGAAGAACCTATCTGTCACTTGAAGAGCGAATGGGATGCGGTATCGGTGCTTGCTTTGCATGTGTTTGCCATACAAAGGATGATCCACATGGCTTTTCCTATAAAAAGGTCTGCAGTGATGGGCCAGTTTTTCAAGCAGGGGAGGTTGTCATATGA
- a CDS encoding NFACT family protein: MSFDGLFTRAITNELSSLLKGGRINKIHQPYKNEIILAVRANGVNHKLLLSAHPSYARVQITNEQYDNPNEPPMFCMLLRKHLEGFYIEDIKQAGLDRMIIFEVKGRNEIGDISYKQLIVEIMGRHSNIILIDKNRNMILDSIKHVSFAVNTHRAIMPGQEYVLPPQQEKMNPFEAQEEDVLRLIDFNAGKIDKQLVAHFAGVSPVLAREIVFKAGLANRTTIPSAFLSVINELKEHHYKPSITNGSNKEAFYLIPLEHLKGEAKSFDSLSSLLDRFYFGKAERDRVKQQGNDLERLIANEKEKNEKKIKKLEMTLEDAKKAEEYQLYGELLTANIFMARKGMKEITVVNYYDENGASITIPLEPRKTPSENAQRYFTKYQKAKNSVNIVKEQIEKAKAEVSYFDSLLQQVEAASPKDIEEIREELIEGGYIRARKKKGNKNKQNVKPLLEKYQSSDDTEILVGKNNKQNDYLTNKVAGRDEIWLHTKDIPGSHVVIRSKEPSEETILEAAQIAAYFSKARNSSSVPVDFTKVRHVKKPAGAKPGFVIYEQQQTVYVTPDEDLILKLKK, from the coding sequence ATGTCATTTGACGGATTGTTTACAAGAGCCATCACTAACGAACTTTCCTCTCTTCTAAAAGGGGGACGTATAAATAAAATTCACCAGCCTTATAAAAATGAGATCATCCTGGCTGTGAGGGCAAACGGAGTTAATCACAAACTCCTGCTGTCTGCTCACCCAAGCTACGCACGAGTCCAAATTACTAACGAGCAATATGATAACCCTAATGAACCGCCAATGTTCTGCATGCTCCTGCGCAAACATCTTGAAGGCTTCTATATTGAGGACATCAAACAAGCCGGTCTTGACCGGATGATCATTTTTGAAGTAAAAGGCCGAAATGAGATCGGTGATATTTCCTATAAACAATTGATTGTTGAAATCATGGGACGCCACAGCAACATCATCCTCATCGATAAAAACCGGAACATGATTCTCGACAGCATCAAGCACGTTTCATTTGCCGTAAATACGCACAGGGCCATCATGCCAGGGCAAGAGTATGTCTTGCCTCCTCAACAAGAGAAAATGAATCCTTTCGAGGCACAGGAAGAAGATGTTTTAAGGTTGATTGATTTTAATGCAGGCAAAATCGATAAGCAGCTAGTTGCCCATTTTGCTGGAGTGTCGCCTGTACTGGCGAGGGAAATCGTCTTTAAAGCAGGCCTTGCCAACCGAACGACGATTCCAAGTGCCTTCCTTTCAGTGATAAATGAGCTAAAGGAACATCATTACAAGCCTTCCATTACCAATGGCAGCAATAAAGAGGCTTTTTACTTGATTCCGCTTGAGCACTTGAAGGGAGAAGCAAAATCCTTTGATTCCCTGAGCAGCCTGCTCGATCGCTTTTATTTTGGCAAGGCAGAACGAGACCGCGTCAAGCAGCAGGGTAATGACCTTGAGCGGCTGATTGCTAATGAAAAAGAGAAAAATGAAAAGAAGATTAAAAAGCTCGAGATGACACTTGAGGATGCGAAAAAGGCTGAGGAGTATCAATTATATGGAGAGCTGCTGACCGCCAACATCTTTATGGCAAGAAAAGGAATGAAAGAAATAACCGTTGTAAATTATTATGATGAAAACGGAGCTTCAATCACTATACCGCTTGAGCCACGGAAAACACCGTCGGAAAATGCCCAAAGATACTTCACTAAATATCAAAAGGCAAAGAACTCTGTGAATATAGTTAAAGAACAAATCGAAAAAGCCAAAGCTGAGGTCTCCTATTTCGATTCTCTACTGCAGCAAGTGGAGGCGGCTTCGCCAAAGGATATTGAAGAGATCAGGGAAGAATTGATTGAGGGTGGATATATCCGTGCCCGGAAGAAAAAAGGCAATAAAAATAAGCAAAACGTAAAGCCGCTGCTTGAAAAATACCAATCCTCTGATGATACAGAAATACTCGTCGGAAAAAATAATAAGCAGAATGATTATTTAACAAACAAGGTGGCTGGCCGGGATGAAATATGGCTCCACACAAAGGATATTCCAGGGTCGCATGTGGTTATCCGCAGCAAAGAGCCATCAGAAGAAACCATTCTCGAAGCAGCACAGATTGCAGCGTATTTCAGCAAAGCACGAAATTCAAGCTCTGTCCCAGTCGATTTCACCAAAGTCCGCCATGTGAAGAAACCAGCGGGAGCAAAGCCTGGATTTGTCATTTACGAACAGCAACAGACTGTTTACGTTACTCCGGACGAAGATTTGATTCTAAAATTAAAAAAATAA
- the pyrE gene encoding orotate phosphoribosyltransferase, which produces MKREIAEALLEIEAVSLQPDNPFTWSSGMKSPIYCDNRLTLSYPAIRRKVAEGLKSLIVEHFPDAEIIAGTATAGIPHAAWVSELLDLPMSYVRSKAKGHGKGNQIEGKVTQGQKVVVVEDLISTGGSVIEAVEALREAGCEVLGVVSIFTYELEKGKQKLDSANISAHSLTDFTTLSNLAEEKGLITKESLDSLAEWRKNPSEWGTAKNI; this is translated from the coding sequence ATGAAAAGAGAAATAGCAGAAGCATTGCTGGAAATCGAAGCCGTTAGCCTTCAGCCTGACAATCCATTCACATGGTCTTCGGGAATGAAGTCACCGATCTACTGTGATAACAGACTCACGCTCTCTTATCCAGCTATCCGCAGAAAGGTAGCTGAAGGATTGAAAAGCTTGATTGTTGAGCATTTTCCGGATGCTGAGATAATCGCGGGAACAGCTACAGCCGGAATACCTCATGCTGCCTGGGTCAGCGAACTTCTTGATTTGCCGATGAGCTATGTTCGCTCTAAAGCAAAAGGGCACGGAAAAGGGAATCAAATAGAAGGTAAGGTGACGCAAGGACAAAAGGTCGTGGTTGTTGAAGATTTAATTTCAACCGGAGGCAGTGTTATTGAAGCAGTTGAGGCATTGCGAGAAGCAGGCTGTGAAGTACTTGGTGTTGTGTCAATTTTTACATATGAACTAGAAAAAGGGAAGCAGAAGCTGGATTCAGCAAATATCTCCGCACACTCACTGACTGACTTCACGACTCTTTCTAACCTGGCAGAGGAAAAAGGGCTCATCACGAAAGAAAGTCTTGATAGCCTTGCAGAATGGCGCAAAAATCCATCAGAATGGGGAACCGCCAAAAATATTTGA
- the remA gene encoding extracellular matrix/biofilm regulator RemA — protein MAIKLINIGFGNIVSANRIISIVSPESAPIKRIIQDARDRGSLIDATYGRRTRAVIVMDSDHVILSAVQPETVAHRLNDRDDIIDEG, from the coding sequence ATGGCAATTAAGCTTATAAATATAGGCTTCGGCAACATTGTTTCAGCTAACAGGATCATATCGATCGTAAGTCCTGAATCAGCTCCTATAAAACGGATCATCCAGGACGCTCGTGACCGTGGATCATTAATAGATGCGACATATGGAAGAAGGACGAGGGCTGTCATCGTCATGGACAGCGACCATGTCATTCTCTCTGCGGTTCAGCCAGAAACGGTAGCACACCGCCTGAATGACCGTGATGATATTATCGATGAAGGGTAG
- a CDS encoding DedA family protein codes for MEQVIQLLKNIDSSLHYYIDEYGAAIYIMLFLIVYFKTAFVILTFLPGDSMVFASGTLAATGDLDFKILFMLFTAATILGDSQNFFIGKQLGKLKSENHFLNRLTSDKSIGKARDFLSDYGRVAITASRFVPLMRTSVPFVSGYTGYEYRTFLSYNIIGGLIWTALWLTAGFILGNISWVVENLFLTLMIVSSTAFIPAIIGFVKQYKKKKEAIA; via the coding sequence ATGGAACAGGTTATACAGTTGCTGAAAAATATTGATAGCAGTCTCCACTACTATATTGATGAATATGGGGCAGCCATTTATATTATGTTGTTTTTGATTGTCTACTTTAAAACGGCTTTTGTTATCCTGACATTTTTGCCAGGCGATTCAATGGTCTTCGCGAGCGGTACTCTTGCGGCTACCGGAGATTTAGATTTTAAAATCTTGTTTATGCTTTTTACTGCTGCAACTATTTTGGGTGACAGCCAGAATTTCTTCATCGGTAAACAGCTTGGGAAGTTAAAATCCGAAAACCATTTTCTAAACCGCTTAACCTCAGATAAATCGATCGGCAAGGCGAGAGATTTCCTATCTGATTATGGCAGGGTGGCCATTACCGCTTCAAGATTTGTTCCACTCATGAGAACCTCTGTCCCATTTGTTTCAGGATATACTGGATATGAATATAGAACATTCTTAAGCTATAACATTATAGGGGGATTAATCTGGACAGCACTCTGGCTGACGGCAGGATTCATCCTCGGAAATATTTCATGGGTTGTGGAAAATTTATTTCTTACGTTAATGATTGTCTCTTCAACTGCATTCATTCCAGCTATCATAGGTTTTGTAAAACAGTATAAAAAGAAAAAAGAGGCAATTGCCTGA
- a CDS encoding dihydroorotate dehydrogenase: MSSLSIHLPGLNLKNPVMPASGCFGFGREFGQLYDLSLLGAIMVKATTPESRFGNPTPRVAETPGGMLNAIGLQNPGLEKVFNEELPWLEQFDVPIIANIAGSTEDDYVKVAEQLSKARNVHALELNISCPNVKTGGIAFGTDPDMAKALTRKVKEVSEVPVYVKLSPNVSDIVKIARAVEDGGADGITMINTLLGMRIDLGTARPILANKTGGLSGPSVKPVAIRMIYEVSQHVSIPIIGMGGIQSAEDVIEFFLAGASATAVGTQNFVDPFVCPKIIEELPEWLAKLGADHITELTGRSWKKNERLAYYRP, from the coding sequence ATGAGTTCGCTATCAATCCATCTGCCAGGGTTAAACCTGAAAAATCCAGTCATGCCAGCTTCAGGCTGCTTTGGCTTCGGCAGAGAGTTCGGCCAACTGTACGACTTGAGTCTCTTAGGGGCAATCATGGTAAAAGCTACGACCCCGGAATCGAGATTTGGAAATCCGACCCCGAGGGTTGCCGAGACACCAGGTGGGATGCTTAACGCCATCGGCTTGCAGAATCCAGGTCTCGAGAAGGTCTTCAATGAAGAACTGCCTTGGCTCGAGCAGTTTGATGTGCCAATCATTGCTAACATCGCTGGTTCAACAGAGGATGATTATGTAAAGGTAGCAGAACAACTGTCCAAGGCTCGAAATGTCCATGCGCTTGAATTGAACATTTCTTGTCCAAATGTCAAGACTGGCGGGATCGCATTCGGCACGGATCCCGATATGGCGAAGGCGCTGACCAGAAAGGTAAAAGAAGTGTCTGAAGTGCCTGTATATGTGAAGCTTTCTCCCAATGTATCCGACATTGTCAAGATCGCCAGGGCTGTTGAAGACGGAGGAGCGGATGGGATAACAATGATCAACACATTGCTGGGCATGAGAATTGACCTGGGAACAGCTCGGCCGATCCTTGCGAATAAAACCGGCGGCTTGTCAGGACCTTCCGTGAAGCCAGTCGCCATCAGGATGATTTATGAAGTCAGCCAGCATGTATCCATCCCGATCATCGGAATGGGAGGGATACAGTCAGCAGAAGATGTCATCGAGTTTTTCCTTGCCGGTGCCAGTGCGACAGCGGTCGGAACCCAGAATTTCGTCGATCCTTTTGTATGCCCCAAAATCATTGAAGAATTGCCTGAATGGCTTGCCAAGCTTGGTGCAGACCACATTACAGAACTAACGGGAAGGAGCTGGAAGAAGAATGAAAGACTCGCTTATTATCGCCCTTGA
- the pyrF gene encoding orotidine-5'-phosphate decarboxylase, whose product MKDSLIIALDFPNKGKVLEFLEPFENEQLFVKVGMELFYGEGPSIIDELKKQNHKIFLDLKLHDIPNTVKSAMKVLAGLGCDLVNVHAAGGSEMMAAAIEGLDAGTPPGLKRPACIAVTQLTSTSEIQVNSEQLIRVSLQESVMNYATLAKKSGLDGVVCSPHEARLIHSQLGTEFLTVTPGIRPVDSSSQDQKRTATPEFAREQGISAIVVGRPITRAANPLESYLKIKNEWKGVYQ is encoded by the coding sequence ATGAAAGACTCGCTTATTATCGCCCTTGATTTCCCGAACAAGGGTAAGGTGCTTGAGTTCCTTGAACCATTTGAAAATGAACAGCTTTTTGTGAAGGTAGGAATGGAGCTTTTTTATGGTGAGGGGCCGTCAATCATTGATGAGTTAAAGAAGCAGAATCATAAAATCTTCCTTGACCTGAAACTCCATGACATCCCTAATACTGTAAAAAGTGCTATGAAGGTGCTCGCAGGTTTGGGGTGCGACTTAGTCAATGTCCATGCCGCAGGGGGTTCGGAAATGATGGCAGCAGCAATCGAAGGACTTGATGCAGGCACTCCTCCAGGTCTTAAGCGTCCAGCTTGCATTGCAGTCACTCAACTGACAAGTACATCAGAAATCCAGGTCAATTCTGAACAGCTCATCAGGGTGTCGTTACAAGAGTCGGTAATGAATTATGCGACATTAGCGAAAAAGTCCGGTCTAGATGGAGTTGTCTGTTCCCCTCATGAAGCAAGGCTCATTCACAGCCAATTGGGTACAGAATTCTTGACAGTCACACCGGGTATCCGCCCGGTGGACAGCAGCTCGCAGGACCAGAAGCGTACGGCAACACCTGAATTTGCAAGAGAGCAAGGGATTTCAGCGATCGTCGTCGGCAGGCCGATTACCCGTGCTGCAAATCCACTTGAAAGCTATCTGAAGATTAAAAATGAATGGAAGGGTGTTTACCAATGA
- a CDS encoding YicC/YloC family endoribonuclease → MVVSMTGFGRSRTESERFSVTVEVKTVNHRFCEFHIRMPRQLLKTEEKIKKKLGEHIKRGRVEVFVTLEGEGIVSRRVHIDWEALDDLVHHITEIKNRYSITGDIELRDIVSREEILQIEDTEAENEELELLVLSAVEDAGKQLLQMRTLEGAALEKDILQHILQLKENISSVSKLAPDVILQYRDRLSKKMAELMENQADEDRILTEVAFFADKADISEEIARLESHVSQFKEILKGEEPLGRKLDFLLQEMNREVNTIGSKANDSRIAREVVEMKSLLEKVKEQVQNIE, encoded by the coding sequence ATGGTCGTCAGTATGACTGGTTTTGGAAGGAGCAGGACTGAATCAGAGAGGTTCAGTGTCACAGTCGAGGTAAAAACGGTCAATCATCGTTTCTGTGAATTTCATATTCGCATGCCAAGGCAGCTCCTGAAAACAGAAGAAAAAATAAAAAAGAAACTCGGCGAACACATAAAAAGAGGGAGAGTCGAAGTATTTGTAACTTTGGAGGGCGAAGGCATAGTAAGTCGAAGAGTACATATTGACTGGGAAGCCCTGGACGACTTAGTCCATCACATAACTGAAATCAAGAACAGGTACAGCATAACTGGGGATATTGAGCTCAGGGATATTGTCAGTAGGGAAGAAATTCTCCAAATTGAGGATACAGAAGCTGAAAACGAAGAACTTGAACTTCTCGTCCTTTCTGCCGTCGAGGATGCAGGCAAACAGCTGCTTCAAATGCGCACGCTTGAAGGGGCAGCTCTTGAAAAGGATATATTGCAGCATATCCTGCAGCTAAAAGAAAACATTTCAAGCGTAAGCAAGCTTGCACCGGATGTCATCTTGCAGTACCGGGACAGACTTAGTAAGAAAATGGCTGAATTGATGGAAAACCAGGCAGATGAGGACAGGATTCTAACTGAGGTTGCCTTTTTTGCCGATAAAGCTGATATCAGTGAAGAAATTGCCAGGCTAGAAAGCCATGTCAGTCAATTCAAGGAAATATTGAAGGGTGAAGAGCCTCTAGGCCGGAAACTTGACTTCCTGCTTCAGGAAATGAATCGAGAGGTCAACACGATCGGCTCCAAAGCAAACGATTCTCGAATCGCCAGGGAAGTTGTCGAGATGAAAAGTCTCCTTGAAAAGGTTAAGGAACAAGTACAAAATATAGAGTAG